From Paraflavitalea devenefica, the proteins below share one genomic window:
- a CDS encoding RagB/SusD family nutrient uptake outer membrane protein: MKRQYKFPVLLLTAACLLATACNKKLEEKPYTVFTVDYFKTPSGLQSAVNALYSGMRWVYGPIGGVYVLNAGTDEWTYGDQVQGGGELELASYSIPSTNGHILTPWNRNYSNINLANAVIEFAPDVEMDAATKATIIAEAHFLRGLYYFLLVQQFGAVPLDLGSGELKFNQGAYQGFNRLPTDQLFVKNYQIIIDDFKHASDNLPDKRPSNAFKLSKAAAMHMLAKAYIFRAYSAAKQGSDFKSAWDIAKNLIDQQSTYGTGLLTDFGDVNKENNDYNQEILYSVERLPGNPLDNEVANIGSDFSNKANITLNLFNCNYQNNVAIPAGSGKFPCDRVIQYSRPLRQVVPTPYVYNIAFADKVNDSRYDNSFRTMWRATNTNVTGIAVGDTAYYLAPSDEAGDALIAQGKKYRVIKPSEFYLPSRPAIQMFPALTKFDDNKRAAPNDGSGRPLPVAKLSEVYLLAAEAAIGDGRPADALPLVLTIRQRAAYRPGLAAGELTNRQNRMKQKNTGTVSSPVWVDLTSADMTLDFILEERTRELAGENVRWPDLACRNKLVERVKLYNLAAAAKVESKHNLRPIPQTQLDAMNDPDKKKYQNPGY; encoded by the coding sequence ATGAAACGTCAATATAAATTTCCCGTATTGTTGCTTACTGCAGCTTGTTTACTGGCTACTGCCTGTAACAAGAAGCTGGAGGAAAAGCCTTACACCGTTTTTACAGTTGATTATTTTAAAACACCCAGTGGTTTACAGAGTGCCGTGAATGCCTTGTATTCCGGTATGCGCTGGGTATATGGACCTATTGGGGGAGTGTATGTTTTAAATGCCGGTACAGATGAATGGACCTATGGCGACCAGGTGCAGGGCGGGGGAGAACTGGAACTTGCTTCTTATTCCATCCCTTCCACCAATGGCCATATCCTCACACCCTGGAACCGGAACTATTCCAATATCAACTTGGCCAATGCCGTTATAGAGTTTGCTCCCGATGTTGAAATGGATGCAGCCACTAAGGCTACTATTATAGCAGAAGCCCATTTTCTAAGAGGGTTGTATTACTTCTTACTGGTGCAGCAATTTGGCGCGGTACCCCTCGACCTGGGTAGCGGAGAGCTTAAATTCAACCAGGGTGCTTACCAGGGATTCAACAGGCTGCCAACAGATCAGTTGTTTGTTAAAAATTATCAGATTATTATTGATGATTTCAAGCATGCAAGCGACAACCTGCCCGATAAACGTCCGAGCAATGCCTTTAAACTATCTAAAGCAGCGGCCATGCACATGCTGGCGAAGGCTTATATTTTCAGGGCTTATTCTGCTGCCAAACAAGGCAGTGACTTTAAAAGCGCCTGGGACATTGCCAAAAACCTGATTGACCAACAGTCTACTTACGGAACAGGACTACTCACTGATTTTGGCGATGTAAATAAGGAAAACAACGATTACAACCAGGAGATACTGTATTCAGTAGAGCGTCTCCCTGGCAATCCCCTTGATAATGAAGTGGCCAATATTGGTTCTGATTTTTCCAACAAAGCAAATATTACGCTGAACCTGTTTAACTGCAACTATCAAAACAACGTAGCCATTCCGGCCGGCTCGGGGAAATTTCCTTGTGACAGGGTGATACAGTACAGCCGTCCTTTGCGTCAGGTTGTACCCACGCCCTATGTATACAATATTGCCTTTGCCGACAAAGTGAATGACAGCCGTTATGACAACAGTTTCCGCACCATGTGGCGCGCCACCAATACCAACGTAACCGGCATCGCTGTTGGCGATACGGCTTATTACCTGGCGCCATCCGATGAAGCAGGAGATGCGTTGATAGCCCAGGGAAAAAAGTACAGGGTGATCAAACCCAGTGAATTTTATCTGCCTTCCCGTCCGGCCATTCAAATGTTCCCGGCCCTGACAAAATTCGATGATAACAAGCGGGCTGCGCCTAATGATGGGTCCGGTCGTCCTTTGCCGGTAGCGAAATTATCAGAAGTGTACCTGCTGGCTGCTGAAGCGGCTATTGGTGATGGCCGTCCGGCCGATGCACTGCCGCTGGTACTTACCATACGCCAAAGAGCTGCTTACAGGCCGGGACTTGCTGCCGGAGAACTAACAAACCGGCAAAACCGGATGAAGCAAAAGAACACCGGCACTGTGAGCAGTCCGGTTTGGGTAGACCTGACCAGTGCAGATATGACCCTCGATTTTATATTGGAAGAAAGGACCCGTGAACTGGCTGGTGAAAATGTTCGCTGGCCCGACCTGGCATGCCGCAACAAACTGGTGGAGCGGGTGAAACTCTACAACCTGGCGGCCGCTGCAAAAGTAGAGTCGAAGCATAACCTGCGGCCGATACCCCAAACACAACTGGATGCCATGAACGACCCGGACAAGAAAAAGTATCAGAATCCAGGTTACTAG
- a CDS encoding alpha-glucuronidase family glycosyl hydrolase: MKRTICTLLLLTVLNSLLAEDGYRLWLRYDRIDNKPLLQQYQALITSIHVPGASPVLVSARQELLTGLQGLLGKKIPLQDRITTGTIVAGTYTTSHLIRAAIPARELQQAGSEGFIIRSVNINQQPVIIITAASDAGVLYGVFHLLRLLQTHQPLQALSITSTPKIQHRLLNHWDNLNRTVERGYAGFSIWDWHRLPGYIDPRYIDYARANASIGINGTVLTNVNANANVLTKPYLLKVAALASVFHRYGIKVYLTARFSAPVELDGLKTADPLDPQVREWWKQKAAEIYRYIPNFGGFLVKANSEGQPGPQNYGRTHADGANMLADAVAPHHGIVMWRAFVYSNEKPDDRFKQAYDEFKPLDGQFRKNVMVQVKNGPIDFQPREPFHPLFGAMPATPLMMEFQITQEYLGFATNLVYLAPLFKECLDSDTYAKGKGSTVSRVINGSLEGHTLSGIAGVANIGNDVNWCGHPFAQSNWYAFGRLAWDHDLSSATIAHEWLRQTFTNNANFINPAQQLLLASREHTVQYMTPLGLHHIMGNSHHYGPAPWTNKAARADWDPVYYHKADSTGIGFDRTANGSNALAQYRPEVRKQWETLANCPEAYLLWFHRVKWDHRMASGKTLWEELCAQYYAGVEAVRHMQQTWNSLQPYVDPQRFEQVRQLMAVQENEAVWWRNACLLYFQTYSRMPIPAGYEQPGQTLEYYMGLRFPYAPGI, encoded by the coding sequence ATGAAAAGGACCATTTGCACACTCCTGCTCCTCACTGTACTCAACAGCCTTCTGGCAGAGGATGGTTACCGGCTTTGGTTGCGTTATGACAGGATTGATAATAAACCGCTTTTACAACAATACCAGGCGCTCATTACTTCCATTCATGTTCCTGGCGCCAGCCCGGTACTGGTCAGCGCTCGGCAGGAGCTGTTAACAGGGTTGCAAGGATTGCTGGGCAAAAAAATACCCCTGCAGGACCGGATTACCACCGGCACTATTGTAGCCGGTACGTATACCACTTCCCACCTCATCCGGGCTGCTATTCCTGCCCGTGAGCTGCAGCAGGCAGGCAGTGAAGGGTTTATTATACGCAGCGTCAACATCAATCAGCAGCCTGTTATTATTATTACAGCTGCTTCTGATGCCGGTGTACTGTATGGCGTATTTCACCTGTTGCGCTTGTTGCAAACCCATCAGCCCCTGCAGGCATTATCCATTACCAGCACACCCAAAATACAACACCGCCTCCTCAACCACTGGGATAACCTGAACAGGACCGTTGAGCGTGGTTATGCCGGTTTTTCCATCTGGGACTGGCACCGGCTGCCCGGCTATATAGATCCCCGTTACATTGATTATGCCCGCGCCAATGCCTCTATCGGCATCAATGGTACGGTGCTCACCAATGTAAATGCCAATGCCAACGTACTTACCAAACCCTATCTTTTGAAAGTAGCAGCGCTGGCCAGTGTATTCCACCGCTATGGTATCAAAGTATACCTCACTGCACGGTTCAGCGCCCCGGTGGAACTGGACGGATTGAAAACAGCCGATCCGCTCGATCCGCAGGTAAGGGAATGGTGGAAGCAGAAAGCAGCCGAGATCTATCGTTATATTCCCAACTTCGGCGGCTTCCTGGTAAAAGCGAATTCAGAAGGACAACCCGGCCCCCAGAATTATGGTCGCACCCACGCTGATGGCGCTAATATGCTGGCGGATGCGGTAGCACCACACCATGGTATTGTGATGTGGCGCGCCTTTGTATACAGCAACGAAAAACCCGACGACCGTTTTAAACAGGCGTATGATGAGTTTAAGCCACTGGACGGACAGTTCAGGAAGAATGTAATGGTACAGGTAAAGAACGGCCCGATAGATTTTCAACCCCGCGAGCCTTTCCATCCTTTGTTTGGCGCCATGCCCGCCACACCGCTCATGATGGAATTTCAGATCACGCAGGAATACCTGGGCTTTGCCACCAACCTCGTTTACCTGGCGCCCCTTTTTAAAGAATGCCTCGACAGTGACACGTATGCTAAAGGAAAAGGTTCTACTGTTTCCAGGGTCATCAACGGATCACTGGAAGGTCATACCTTATCAGGTATAGCCGGCGTGGCCAATATTGGCAATGATGTTAACTGGTGCGGTCATCCTTTTGCACAATCCAATTGGTATGCATTCGGACGGCTGGCCTGGGACCATGACCTGTCATCGGCTACCATTGCCCATGAATGGCTGCGGCAAACATTTACCAACAACGCCAATTTTATCAACCCCGCACAGCAGCTCCTATTAGCGTCCCGTGAACATACGGTTCAATATATGACGCCGCTCGGCCTGCACCATATCATGGGCAATAGCCATCATTATGGCCCTGCTCCGTGGACGAATAAAGCAGCGCGGGCCGACTGGGATCCTGTGTATTATCACAAAGCGGATAGTACCGGTATCGGTTTTGACAGAACAGCCAATGGCAGCAATGCCCTGGCACAGTACAGGCCGGAAGTACGTAAACAATGGGAAACACTGGCCAATTGCCCGGAAGCATACCTGTTATGGTTTCACCGGGTGAAATGGGATCACCGCATGGCATCCGGAAAAACATTATGGGAGGAACTATGCGCACAATATTATGCCGGTGTGGAAGCCGTTCGTCATATGCAGCAAACCTGGAACAGTTTGCAGCCCTATGTAGACCCGCAACGCTTTGAGCAGGTACGTCAGCTCATGGCTGTACAGGAAAATGAAGCGGTGTGGTGGCGCAATGCCTGCCTGCTGTATTTCCAAACGTATTCCCGTATGCCCATTCCGGCAGGTTATGAACAGCCCGGCCAGACCTTGGAATATTATATGGGCTTACGGTTCCCATATGCGCCGGGCATATGA
- a CDS encoding endo-1,4-beta-xylanase, whose product MKNKYRSLLTIAAAITLLASCTKMRDTGIMEMRNFSDTAAVLKDATDVPIGVAIDYTPMLNDAKYAAVAKRDFDGVTFGYQMKHGAIVQSDGTLKFTNADALVAASAGLNIFGHTLGWHANQNATYLKNYSGLTVPAAVELIASNAGFESGLAGWSTFNAQNGATVTATSTASEIRTGSGAMKVVNPVANANGQWRVQVSSTAFPTVAGKQYVVSYWVKAAAAGGSIRLSTGPSAPQYQGDQTIGTTWQNVTYQFTASLTSTTFLFDMGLVANTYYIDDASVKEVVVANNGAQIAAKLDEALNTFITGMVNHYKGTVKAWDVVNEVVSPSGAYRNIANSTDVADKSAADLLFWSEYMGRDYVVKAFKYAEAADPTAKLFINDYGLESSAAKLDSLIALVGELKTKGAKVDGIGTQMHIAWNTTYAGIDAMMQKLAATGLLIHLSELDVKVNPLFKPNFELTDLAANYQADMYRYAIQSYLKYVPKAQQYRITVWGITDNTSWLYKNGQEFPLLYNADYSKKKAYAGVLQALKGQ is encoded by the coding sequence ATGAAAAATAAATACAGGTCACTATTGACGATTGCTGCAGCGATAACGCTGCTGGCTTCCTGTACTAAAATGAGGGATACCGGGATTATGGAGATGAGGAATTTTAGCGATACGGCAGCCGTTTTAAAAGACGCAACCGATGTTCCTATAGGGGTAGCCATTGATTATACACCCATGCTGAACGATGCTAAATATGCAGCCGTTGCCAAACGTGATTTTGACGGTGTTACTTTCGGTTATCAAATGAAGCATGGAGCGATCGTGCAAAGTGATGGAACGCTCAAATTCACCAATGCCGATGCATTGGTGGCCGCCTCTGCCGGCCTGAACATCTTTGGCCATACACTTGGCTGGCATGCGAACCAGAATGCCACTTACCTGAAAAATTATTCGGGCCTTACCGTTCCTGCAGCAGTGGAACTCATTGCCAGCAACGCCGGTTTTGAAAGTGGCCTGGCAGGCTGGTCAACGTTCAATGCACAAAACGGGGCCACGGTTACAGCTACCAGTACGGCTTCGGAAATACGCACCGGCAGCGGTGCCATGAAAGTGGTAAATCCCGTTGCCAATGCCAATGGCCAATGGCGTGTGCAGGTATCCAGTACTGCATTTCCCACTGTAGCCGGCAAGCAATATGTTGTTTCCTATTGGGTAAAGGCAGCGGCTGCAGGCGGTTCCATCCGCTTGTCTACCGGCCCTTCAGCGCCGCAATACCAGGGCGACCAAACGATTGGTACTACCTGGCAGAATGTGACTTACCAATTTACGGCCAGTCTGACCTCTACTACTTTCCTGTTTGACATGGGACTGGTGGCCAATACTTATTACATTGACGATGCCAGCGTGAAAGAAGTTGTGGTAGCCAACAACGGCGCCCAGATCGCTGCCAAGTTGGATGAAGCGCTGAATACTTTTATAACAGGCATGGTAAACCACTATAAGGGTACTGTAAAGGCCTGGGATGTGGTGAATGAGGTAGTGAGCCCTTCAGGCGCGTACAGGAACATTGCCAATAGTACGGATGTGGCCGATAAATCGGCCGCCGATCTTTTATTCTGGAGTGAATACATGGGCCGCGACTATGTAGTGAAAGCATTCAAGTATGCTGAAGCTGCCGATCCCACCGCCAAGTTGTTTATAAATGATTATGGTCTGGAATCAAGTGCGGCCAAGCTGGATTCACTCATTGCCCTTGTAGGCGAACTGAAAACAAAGGGAGCCAAGGTAGATGGCATTGGTACACAAATGCACATTGCCTGGAATACTACCTATGCCGGCATTGACGCCATGATGCAGAAACTGGCTGCTACCGGTTTGCTCATTCACCTCTCAGAACTGGATGTGAAGGTCAATCCATTGTTTAAGCCTAATTTTGAGCTGACAGACCTGGCTGCCAATTACCAGGCTGATATGTACAGGTATGCTATTCAATCATACCTGAAGTATGTACCCAAAGCACAGCAGTATCGCATTACTGTGTGGGGTATCACCGACAATACCAGTTGGCTGTACAAGAACGGGCAGGAATTCCCGCTCCTGTACAATGCCGACTATTCAAAGAAGAAGGCGTATGCTGGCGTGTTACAGGCTTTGAAGGGTCAATAG
- a CDS encoding SusC/RagA family TonB-linked outer membrane protein, giving the protein MTVLVTHHVNKASIQSRLRMGKLMAIALSVLAALILALPVYAQNDIRIKGRVTGSDGQPVPRASVTVKGGTTGTNSDDGGNFELTAPSNATLVFSSVGFLARDVAVNGQTTINVSLTAATDLDQVVVVGYGTQRKRDVTGSVVSVSEKALREVPVANLQGALQGRAAGLEIQRTGTKPGAGAVIRIRGERSITGSNDPLIVLDGIPYDANLNDINPDDIASVDILKDASATAIYGSRGSNGVILITTKRGRTGEARLNYNGYYGINSVRTRYNVFNAQEYQALRNISTYTGGYMPEEKVAMAAGTSTDWQDVMYQDGYLTNHNLTVGGGANGSSWSLGGGYYKETTVLPGQDFTRYSLRGTIDAKVGKRIKIGLNTMNNINVTNGSQFNDPMFPILTLSPLMPVYDSTGKPILSPTGNTDDRVGQYNPVFLKHNNNNWIDRVNRMRSFNSLYGELQLMEGLKYRLNVGLDYRRQESQQFRSSDNALNPSYFRAKLGNTASVNNAESWGYTLENIVTYDKTIAGKHKINVTGLFSYQEDHTHNTFVSKDSIDENFIQFYNLGQANASNNVKPVVTGAESSFALVSYMARVNYAYDDRYMLTLTGRIDGSSVLAPGNKYHEYPAVSAGWNISNESFMRNIKHLSNLKLRVGFGQTSNQSVRPYSSLGQVSSYNGIGNVGSIGSIIRYNYGPTVVSGYAVTALPNKSLDWEYTKTVNVGLDFGVLNNRITGTIDWYHASTFKILYGIVLPPTSGIVGSYIDNIGEMENKGLEISISSANISSNNGFTWSTDFNIFFNRNKLVRLTDNFTQNIASQLFLGQPLTAIYDYKKLGIWQISEAAEAAKYGNLPGDIKLADISGPNGKPDGVIDPNYDRTVIGSSQAKWQGGMTNRFTYKGFDLSFVLYARYGGLLVSQMHQPFSAYVALLNGNRNTIKVDYWTPTNPTNDFPSPTSMTRTRPVGADLNTLAYYDASFVKLRSVNLGYTFPGGIIKKIGAQSARVYITAQNPWVIYSPYMRAGGVDPEATGTGPQGVQNPGNLSPRALTISVSTPPTKAFLVGVNVSF; this is encoded by the coding sequence ATGACAGTTTTGGTTACGCACCATGTTAACAAAGCGTCCATCCAATCCCGCTTGCGTATGGGAAAACTGATGGCGATTGCCTTGTCAGTGCTGGCAGCACTTATACTTGCCCTGCCTGTGTATGCCCAGAATGATATTCGTATTAAAGGGCGTGTTACTGGTAGCGACGGTCAGCCGGTTCCCCGTGCTTCCGTTACAGTAAAGGGGGGAACTACGGGTACGAACAGTGATGATGGGGGCAATTTTGAGCTTACAGCTCCTTCCAATGCCACCCTGGTATTTTCTTCAGTGGGCTTTTTAGCAAGGGATGTAGCGGTGAACGGACAAACAACCATCAATGTTTCTTTAACGGCCGCAACCGATCTTGACCAGGTGGTAGTGGTAGGGTATGGTACCCAACGCAAACGCGATGTGACCGGTTCTGTGGTGTCGGTAAGTGAAAAAGCATTGCGTGAGGTACCTGTTGCCAACCTGCAGGGCGCTTTGCAGGGTCGTGCAGCAGGCCTGGAGATCCAGCGTACAGGAACAAAACCCGGTGCCGGCGCTGTTATCCGCATACGCGGCGAACGTTCCATTACCGGTTCTAATGACCCGCTGATCGTATTGGATGGAATACCTTATGATGCTAACCTGAATGATATTAACCCGGACGATATTGCTTCTGTCGACATCTTAAAAGATGCTTCAGCTACTGCTATTTATGGTTCCCGGGGTTCTAATGGGGTGATCCTGATCACCACAAAACGTGGCAGGACTGGTGAAGCAAGGCTTAACTACAACGGCTACTATGGTATCAATTCTGTGCGTACCCGGTACAATGTGTTCAATGCACAGGAGTACCAGGCTCTGCGTAATATCAGTACTTACACAGGCGGATACATGCCCGAAGAAAAAGTGGCCATGGCGGCAGGCACTTCTACCGACTGGCAGGATGTAATGTACCAGGATGGATACCTTACTAATCATAACCTGACTGTTGGTGGAGGCGCCAATGGAAGCTCCTGGTCACTGGGCGGTGGTTATTACAAAGAAACAACGGTATTGCCTGGCCAGGATTTTACCCGCTATTCCTTACGGGGAACGATTGATGCAAAGGTGGGCAAACGGATCAAGATCGGCCTCAATACGATGAACAATATCAATGTCACCAATGGTTCGCAGTTTAATGATCCGATGTTCCCGATCCTTACCCTGAGCCCGTTGATGCCTGTTTATGACAGCACCGGAAAGCCGATCCTTTCGCCCACCGGTAATACGGATGACCGGGTAGGTCAATACAATCCGGTGTTTTTAAAGCACAACAACAACAATTGGATAGACAGGGTCAACCGCATGCGTTCTTTCAATTCACTGTATGGTGAATTGCAGCTCATGGAAGGGTTGAAATACCGCCTGAATGTGGGGCTTGATTACCGCCGCCAGGAGAGCCAACAGTTCCGCAGTTCCGACAATGCCCTGAACCCAAGCTACTTCAGGGCCAAACTGGGAAATACAGCCAGCGTTAACAATGCGGAGTCATGGGGATATACCCTGGAAAACATTGTGACCTACGATAAAACCATCGCCGGTAAGCACAAAATAAACGTTACCGGGCTGTTCAGCTACCAGGAAGACCATACCCACAATACCTTCGTCAGCAAAGATTCCATAGACGAGAACTTTATCCAGTTTTACAACCTTGGCCAGGCCAATGCTTCCAATAACGTAAAGCCGGTAGTAACAGGCGCCGAATCATCCTTTGCGTTGGTTTCCTATATGGCCCGTGTCAACTATGCTTATGATGATCGTTACATGCTTACCTTAACCGGCCGGATTGACGGTTCATCGGTTTTAGCGCCAGGCAATAAGTACCATGAATACCCGGCTGTTTCTGCAGGTTGGAATATCAGCAACGAGTCGTTTATGCGCAATATTAAACACCTGTCGAACCTGAAATTGCGGGTAGGATTTGGACAAACATCCAATCAGTCTGTCCGTCCTTATTCTTCGCTGGGTCAGGTATCCAGCTATAATGGCATCGGCAATGTAGGCAGCATCGGCAGTATTATACGCTATAATTATGGACCTACGGTAGTTTCAGGTTATGCGGTTACTGCGCTGCCCAACAAAAGCCTCGATTGGGAATACACCAAGACGGTGAATGTGGGTCTTGATTTCGGTGTGCTGAATAACCGCATTACAGGTACTATTGATTGGTACCATGCCAGCACCTTCAAGATTTTGTATGGTATTGTGCTGCCCCCCACTTCGGGTATTGTCGGTTCATACATTGACAATATTGGTGAAATGGAAAACAAGGGGCTTGAGATCTCTATATCTTCTGCCAATATCAGCAGCAACAATGGTTTTACCTGGTCAACTGATTTCAATATTTTCTTTAACAGGAATAAACTGGTAAGACTTACTGACAACTTTACCCAAAACATCGCCAGTCAGTTATTCTTAGGCCAGCCGCTGACCGCTATCTATGATTATAAAAAACTGGGTATCTGGCAGATCAGCGAAGCAGCAGAGGCGGCCAAGTATGGCAACCTGCCCGGCGATATTAAACTGGCAGATATCAGCGGACCCAATGGTAAACCCGATGGAGTAATTGATCCTAACTACGACCGCACCGTGATCGGCAGCTCACAGGCCAAATGGCAAGGCGGTATGACCAACCGTTTCACCTATAAAGGTTTTGATCTCTCGTTTGTATTGTATGCCCGTTATGGCGGACTGCTGGTAAGTCAGATGCACCAACCTTTTTCTGCTTACGTAGCCCTGTTGAATGGTAACAGGAATACGATCAAAGTGGATTACTGGACACCTACCAATCCAACAAATGATTTCCCCAGCCCAACTTCTATGACCAGGACACGCCCTGTTGGCGCCGACCTGAATACGCTGGCTTACTACGACGCATCCTTTGTGAAACTCAGGAGCGTCAACCTGGGTTATACCTTCCCCGGCGGCATCATTAAGAAGATAGGGGCACAGTCGGCAAGGGTATACATCACAGCACAAAATCCCTGGGTAATCTACTCTCCCTATATGCGTGCAGGGGGTGTTGATCCCGAAGCAACCGGAACCGGTCCCCAGGGCGTGCAAAACCCGGGCAACCTTTCACCCCGTGCTTTAACCATTTCGGTTTCCACACCTCCAACAAAAGCTTTCCTGGTAGGAGTAAACGTTAGTTTTTAA
- a CDS encoding LacI family DNA-binding transcriptional regulator, whose translation MEKEKEVTIYDLARKLNISIATVSRALKDDPVVSKKTKKKIFELAEEMGYRSNHFARNLRNQRTNTIGVIIPRLNSYFMSTVIAGIEQVANSEGYNLIISQSSESAQKEMNSARTMFNNRVDGLLVSLAYDTEDISHFDAFYRKNIPIIFFDRVAEQDMYTNVLIDNRKAAYEATRHLIQQGCTRIAHITATPKRNVYIDRLEGYKKALAEHNLPFTDDLLIIGNLSMEAGAAAAEHIINMSPRPDGVFVANDNCAVGCMLSLKQAGIRIPDDIAFAGFNNDPVSKVIEPNLTTINYPGYEMGEVAARNLINHLTGIATITSTNTILLRSELIIRGSSQKTKT comes from the coding sequence ATGGAAAAGGAAAAAGAAGTTACTATATACGACCTTGCCCGCAAGCTGAATATCTCCATTGCCACGGTAAGCCGGGCATTGAAAGATGACCCTGTAGTGAGCAAAAAAACAAAGAAGAAGATATTTGAACTGGCAGAGGAAATGGGCTACCGTTCCAACCATTTTGCCCGTAACCTGCGCAATCAGCGTACCAATACCATTGGCGTAATTATACCCCGGCTGAACAGTTATTTCATGAGCACTGTCATTGCAGGTATTGAGCAGGTGGCCAACAGCGAAGGCTATAACCTGATCATCAGCCAGTCCTCAGAGTCGGCCCAGAAAGAAATGAACAGCGCCAGGACCATGTTCAATAACCGGGTGGACGGCCTGCTGGTATCACTGGCTTATGACACAGAAGATATCTCGCATTTTGACGCTTTTTACCGCAAGAATATTCCCATTATATTTTTTGACCGGGTAGCAGAACAGGATATGTACACCAATGTTCTCATAGACAACCGTAAGGCCGCCTATGAAGCCACCAGGCACCTCATCCAGCAGGGATGTACCCGGATCGCACACATTACCGCCACCCCCAAAAGAAACGTGTATATAGACCGCCTGGAGGGCTATAAAAAGGCATTGGCCGAACATAACCTGCCTTTTACGGATGATCTGCTCATTATTGGTAACCTTAGTATGGAAGCAGGCGCAGCAGCGGCAGAACACATTATCAACATGTCGCCAAGGCCTGATGGTGTTTTTGTAGCCAACGATAACTGTGCTGTCGGGTGTATGCTATCCCTTAAACAGGCAGGCATCCGCATCCCGGATGACATTGCTTTTGCAGGATTCAATAATGACCCTGTTTCCAAAGTAATAGAACCCAACCTTACCACGATCAATTATCCCGGTTATGAAATGGGTGAAGTAGCGGCCCGCAACCTGATCAACCACCTGACTGGTATTGCGACCATCACTTCTACCAATACCATCCTGTTACGTTCCGAACTGATCATACGCGGATCATCCCAAAAGACAAAGACATAG